The following coding sequences lie in one Kiritimatiellales bacterium genomic window:
- a CDS encoding phage virion morphogenesis protein translates to MTLDELSDYFDQLANEIGEAMQKDIPIIVGVEAVNFFKQGFEDEGFTDKSFERWAEVKRRMGQGKGADAVRKILTGRTGNLKDSIDYDVEPWKVIVYANPQNVGAGENYAATHNFGGVVNGVFVPQRQFIGHSEQLNDKIKEKIENYLNQKISQHE, encoded by the coding sequence ATGACATTGGACGAACTTTCAGATTATTTCGACCAGCTGGCCAACGAGATTGGGGAAGCGATGCAAAAAGACATCCCCATCATTGTGGGGGTGGAGGCGGTGAATTTTTTCAAGCAGGGGTTTGAGGATGAGGGGTTCACCGACAAATCGTTTGAACGCTGGGCGGAGGTGAAGCGGCGCATGGGCCAGGGAAAAGGGGCGGATGCGGTGCGTAAAATCCTCACCGGGCGCACCGGAAATCTGAAAGATAGCATTGATTATGACGTGGAGCCGTGGAAGGTGATCGTTTATGCCAACCCGCAAAACGTAGGCGCGGGCGAGAATTACGCCGCAACCCACAACTTTGGCGGCGTGGTGAATGGCGTATTCGTGCCGCAACGGCAGTTCATCGGTCATTCCGAACAACTGAATGATAAAATAAAGGAGAAAATTGAAAATTATTTGAATCAAAAAATTTCGCAACATGAATAA
- a CDS encoding helix-turn-helix transcriptional regulator, whose product MKNTTISNEPWKRLVASLAERAREKGMTQQEIARNTGYFQQNISRFFQMTHAPRLDVFLTISKAIGVHFHSTDDPA is encoded by the coding sequence ATGAAAAACACAACCATCAGCAACGAACCGTGGAAGCGGCTCGTTGCTTCATTAGCTGAGCGCGCCCGCGAAAAGGGGATGACTCAGCAGGAGATTGCCCGGAATACCGGTTATTTTCAGCAGAATATTTCCCGGTTTTTCCAGATGACCCACGCGCCGCGGTTGGATGTTTTCCTGACAATCAGCAAAGCGATCGGCGTGCATTTTCACTCAACCGACGATCCGGCGTAA
- a CDS encoding helix-turn-helix transcriptional regulator — MEKYEINHRVRQLFEYLGFGQNQFAEQIGISTSRMSNIVKNRNRPDSEMLQLILLRFRNVNADWLLTGEGEIEQKKPKKLTAEENIFALLMREKDQQLIALAAENGALKARLEALKKKIDYTDRNLAAEP; from the coding sequence ATGGAAAAATATGAAATAAATCATCGCGTGAGGCAACTCTTTGAATATCTGGGATTTGGACAAAATCAATTTGCGGAGCAGATTGGCATTTCCACCTCCCGGATGTCGAATATCGTAAAGAACCGCAACCGCCCGGACTCAGAAATGTTGCAATTAATCCTTTTGCGGTTCAGAAATGTGAACGCCGACTGGCTGCTGACCGGCGAAGGGGAAATTGAGCAGAAAAAACCCAAAAAGCTGACCGCCGAAGAGAACATCTTTGCGCTGCTGATGCGCGAAAAGGATCAGCAGCTTATTGCGCTTGCCGCAGAAAACGGCGCCTTGAAAGCGCGGTTGGAAGCGCTCAAAAAAAAGATTGATTACACTGACCGGAATCTGGCAGCTGAACCCTAA
- a CDS encoding ATP-binding protein, which yields MLTKEQKLKVIAAIHAQQKNFSSRKKHAVALGISPAQLTRILRAEPETEGVIGEARWVSIARKYDVQLVDEFKMHTAKTEVFKFVWAQLKFAQENSVSGILCDRADIGKTHTAMMYARENRNVAYVDCGRHKTKTAFIRAIAREFGLTHTGLYSEIFEDVVYYLNTTTVRPLIILDEFGDLSYPTYLEFKALWNATDKHCGFYAMGADGLATKLNRNIEYKKVGFAEIFSRLGNKYQRITPYPEQEFIQFQRKQIAEIGLANACQDVQRLHAKTNMSLRRIPIMLSLERKTAQHGN from the coding sequence ATGTTAACAAAAGAACAGAAACTGAAAGTCATCGCTGCCATTCATGCGCAGCAGAAAAATTTTTCCAGCCGGAAAAAACACGCCGTCGCCCTGGGCATTTCGCCCGCGCAACTCACGCGCATTCTCCGCGCCGAACCCGAAACCGAGGGCGTGATCGGCGAAGCCCGCTGGGTGAGCATCGCCCGAAAATATGATGTGCAGTTAGTGGACGAATTCAAAATGCACACGGCAAAAACCGAGGTTTTTAAATTCGTGTGGGCGCAATTGAAGTTTGCCCAGGAAAACAGCGTAAGCGGCATCCTCTGCGACCGCGCCGACATCGGAAAAACACACACCGCAATGATGTACGCGCGCGAAAACCGGAATGTCGCGTACGTGGACTGTGGCCGGCACAAGACCAAAACCGCTTTTATCCGCGCCATTGCGCGGGAATTCGGACTGACACACACCGGCCTCTATTCTGAAATCTTTGAGGATGTGGTCTATTACCTCAACACCACCACCGTGCGCCCGCTGATCATCCTTGACGAATTCGGAGACCTGAGCTACCCCACGTATTTGGAGTTCAAAGCCCTGTGGAATGCGACCGACAAGCATTGCGGTTTTTACGCGATGGGCGCGGACGGGCTGGCCACCAAGCTCAACCGGAATATCGAATACAAAAAGGTGGGGTTCGCTGAAATCTTCTCCCGCCTGGGAAACAAGTACCAGCGCATCACCCCCTATCCAGAGCAGGAATTCATTCAGTTTCAGCGCAAACAGATCGCTGAAATCGGTCTGGCAAATGCCTGTCAGGATGTGCAACGACTGCATGCCAAAACAAACATGAGCCTGCGCCGCATCCCGATCATGTTGTCTTTAGAACGAAAAACCGCCCAACATGGAAATTAA
- a CDS encoding HNH endonuclease signature motif containing protein — MVTGGKETQFKKGSQPANKVPVGTVRKHSDGYFYVKTKAKWEFLHREIWRLMAGEIPKNKIVVFRDRNPGNCRFENLELITRAEHARRNMNYRKSGESLKKLWDREKQRLDYGLPPASGFGEILRRKEKRRATSTEKTQAIIPPMRHGIIINSKF, encoded by the coding sequence ATGGTTACCGGAGGCAAAGAAACGCAGTTCAAAAAAGGTTCTCAACCGGCAAACAAAGTGCCGGTTGGCACGGTGAGAAAGCATTCCGATGGTTATTTTTATGTAAAAACCAAAGCAAAATGGGAGTTTCTGCACCGCGAAATCTGGCGCCTGATGGCCGGCGAAATTCCAAAAAACAAGATCGTTGTTTTCCGGGACAGAAATCCGGGGAACTGCCGGTTTGAAAACCTGGAACTGATCACCCGCGCGGAACACGCGCGCCGGAATATGAATTACAGAAAATCCGGGGAGTCCCTGAAAAAACTTTGGGACAGGGAAAAACAACGGTTGGATTACGGCCTGCCGCCAGCCTCCGGTTTCGGCGAAATCCTGCGCCGAAAGGAAAAACGGCGCGCAACTTCAACAGAAAAAACACAAGCGATCATTCCGCCGATGAGACACGGCATTATTATTAATTCTAAATTTTAA
- a CDS encoding host-nuclease inhibitor Gam family protein, whose translation MATKRTKKVVLTGITTEEMESAFADYATADARLQKLNALMDEQFTRIRDKYAGEIATLSDKKDKNFAVVQAFALENREEIFTKKKSLDTVHGTYGFRTGTPKLKTLRGFTWASSLNLIKAFLPNYVRTKEEPAKEKLIADRELPEVAVNFEKCGIEVVQDETFFIELKKEEQE comes from the coding sequence ATGGCAACAAAAAGAACAAAAAAAGTGGTGCTCACAGGGATCACCACGGAAGAAATGGAATCGGCCTTTGCCGATTACGCAACGGCTGACGCCAGGTTGCAGAAACTGAATGCGCTCATGGATGAGCAGTTCACGCGCATTCGCGACAAATACGCGGGCGAAATCGCCACGCTGAGCGACAAAAAAGACAAAAATTTTGCAGTCGTTCAGGCTTTTGCCCTGGAAAACCGGGAGGAAATTTTCACCAAAAAGAAAAGCCTCGACACGGTGCACGGCACTTACGGATTCCGCACCGGTACCCCGAAGTTGAAAACTTTGCGCGGCTTCACCTGGGCATCATCGCTCAATCTGATCAAAGCATTCCTGCCCAATTATGTGCGCACCAAAGAAGAGCCGGCAAAAGAGAAACTTATCGCCGACCGCGAACTGCCGGAAGTGGCGGTCAATTTTGAGAAATGCGGTATTGAAGTCGTCCAGGATGAAACCTTTTTTATCGAACTGAAAAAAGAGGAGCAGGAATGA
- a CDS encoding helix-turn-helix domain-containing protein yields the protein MKAILEFDLNNPEDHLDYKMATQALPMGLALWEITHNLRRRVEMQLEASTGNHDAETVISIFFDKLFEIIDNQGVDVVQAFNEINNNRRQPEDGRLFRSLNDVEAVVCKLFNRTPDELRKRNRQPGYVIPRQMAMALSVLHFPQITYADIGWHFGRFDHSTVSHALRAMKNKIDTEKDFREKTAPYFEGMRWPF from the coding sequence ATGAAAGCAATCCTTGAATTCGACCTGAACAATCCAGAAGATCATCTGGATTACAAAATGGCAACGCAAGCGTTGCCGATGGGACTTGCCCTTTGGGAAATCACACACAACCTCCGCCGCCGCGTGGAAATGCAGCTGGAGGCATCAACCGGCAACCACGATGCCGAAACCGTCATTTCCATATTTTTTGACAAGCTGTTTGAAATCATTGACAACCAGGGCGTGGATGTCGTCCAGGCGTTCAATGAAATCAATAACAACCGCCGCCAGCCCGAGGATGGCCGCCTGTTCCGCAGCCTGAACGATGTGGAGGCGGTTGTTTGCAAGCTTTTCAATCGCACCCCCGACGAACTGCGGAAACGCAACCGGCAACCCGGTTATGTTATTCCCCGCCAGATGGCGATGGCGCTCTCCGTGCTCCATTTCCCCCAAATCACCTACGCCGACATCGGCTGGCATTTTGGCCGCTTCGACCACAGCACCGTATCTCACGCCCTCCGGGCAATGAAAAACAAAATAGACACCGAGAAAGATTTCCGGGAAAAAACCGCACCCTACTTTGAAGGAATGAGATGGCCATTTTGA